The following proteins are co-located in the Plasmodium sp. gorilla clade G2 genome assembly, contig: PADLG01_00_77, whole genome shotgun sequence genome:
- a CDS encoding stevor PIR protein, putative, with protein MISFNFKLFIYSIVLGALTLFYNVRNKKNDCLGLYTNIKYKNIVLVQTNLRSLAELSHELTTNDEHENNELGEYSNTNERKYKKEKYPNDDAKKKQKIPPITNKKFPGTPNLMKYKKETYDNTQGGNSNISPGRLGYLGMQRKLYNDFNGKQELYFRKLSDKSNN; from the exons atgatatcttttaattttaaattatttatatattcaatcGTATTAGGAGCATTAACCTTATTTTATAATGtgagaaataaaaaa AATGACTGTCTTggattatatacaaatataaaatataaaaatatcgtTTTAGTGCAAACAAATCTTAGGTCCTTAGCAGAATTATCACATGAACTTACAACAAATGATGaacatgaaaataatgaattagGCGAATATTCAAATACGaatgaaagaaaatataagaaagaaaaatatcCAAACGATGacgcaaaaaaaaaacaaaaaataccACCAATAACAAATAAGAAATTTCCTGGAACACCAAatttaatgaaatataaaaaagaaacatatgATAACACACAAGGAGGAAATTCAAACATATCTCCTGGTCGCCTTGGATATTTAGGAATGCAAAGAAAGCTTTATAATGATTTTAATGGAAAAcaagaattatattttcgAAAACTTTCAGATAAatcaaataattaa